The Arachis hypogaea cultivar Tifrunner chromosome 14, arahy.Tifrunner.gnm2.J5K5, whole genome shotgun sequence DNA window ATCACATAAAGATCATTACGAATGATGAATTCAGTTTCCTTGACAAATCCATTATCAAATTCCCCACCAAGACTTGTTAAGATTGTCGCGAAGAAAGTTGAAGACCTGCAAAAGCATTTTTCAATCTCGAAAGCACTCGAACAACTACATGTTACACCCAACGTGAAGTACTTCAAGGTTTCTGAATCGTTGACGTTCAGTTTCAGCTTCCGTCGATACAGCTCCAGCGGCATGTTCCTTGGATGCAGTAGCATCTCCTTACAGAtctcgttcctcaaacactcttTGTCGAGCTTTGCAACACTTTCGTAGAGTGTGGTCAAACATCCAACTCTAACTGCCGGAATATTTGATTCCTCCCCCGCAAGTCTTACAATGGCACCTAATGGCAACGTTAAGAAACTAAAGAGAGCGTCCACAAAGTCCTTCCCAGCCTCAGCGAAAAGGACAATGTTTTTCTCTTTGTGTATCAAGAGTTTCAAGCTAACTTCATTCCCTGCTTTAGTAGAGCTAGAAGACATGATAGCAAAATATTTGAATACTGTAACAAGTATCTACTACTAGCCAGAGAGTTTAACTTGTTTCAGTTTAGATACTATATATAAGGTTGTATAAATAGATGTTAATAATAGGCACTGATATTTGGAAATTGTAAAGTCTTTTTGTGTGCTTTGAGAAGCGTAAACGGTCACGTATAACTAAGGGAATTTGTTGGTGAATTGAACGGTTCCACATTAATATTATCCTAATAACCTTGGTATTTCGGACTTTCACACAAAAATGCAGTTaataataggtttaattattctttgACATTGGAATcttatcgaatttttaattaactctttatttttttattttttaattaaatttttataccgtattaaaattttgtaattacTGTATGATAAAAggaaaatgttatttgtatactaaaatcagccactaaaatcagcaccaatgtatttatgtgtggtttaatttattttcaatggatATTTGTATTttagcatatattttatactgatgactgattttgatagctgattttagtgtacacttaGCATAACCgataataaaatattagaattataAGAGTCTATCCTTAACCAATACAAAATATTTAGTCAAATGATAAGTATActcattttatttaatataatagaaatttaattataaaaattgatataatataaaaatttaattaaaaataaaggttaAACTACTAAAACACTCGAATAATTTTGTAGCTGACAAAAATGCACCAgaattttattattgacaaaaatatttttaaataatttaaaaatacaataaaaatgtcCAAAAATGATGTTATTATTTTGTAACTAGCAAACAACTTTTGTATTTAATAAACTACTTATGTacttgatccaaaattttgtagaaatatttagataattatttaaaaaatacacacgAAAAAAGAGTCAACATTCAATCTCTAAACCATTTTtgagaatacatatttaatgttgagtatttttatcacatttttaaaagataatactTAATTTGATCCCTAAATTAGCATACACGTTAATAGAACGCTGTTATGGAGACTCGAACCCGTAATTTTTAAGTAAGTAtgaggagactatgccatttgagttataactcatttgcGAATAAAAATTACTTTGGTTGCTATTATTAAGAAAGTAATAAACCCactgttttaattaaaattttaaatttataattactcccttgctattGTTAAGAAAGTAattaatgagttataactcaaatggcataatcttctCATAAacgaaaaattttaattaaaattttaaatttataataattttaatatattaaatacattaaaaatataaaatatttactaTTGTTATAACTAGTTTCTAACACAACTAGAGAATTTTATTCCTAAAAACTCGTTTTAGTCTCTTTCAAAATTGATGAAAAAATTAAAggtatttactttttataattaaatccaACTTTTGTTTATtatacaagtaaaaaaaaaatcctaaaagaaaaCAGCATATAAATAAGAAAAACTTTATTTTCATATGATATTTAGTACTcccttcatatttttattttggtttctaagacgaaagagaaaagaaaacagCATATAAACAATAAAAACTTTATTTTCATCATCATATTTATTGAAACACACTTGAGAtttgagaaaaacaaaacaaacacagAAAACAGATACTCTAAAAATACAGGGTATCTCGTTACATATTTCCAGCACGCAAAAGGCTTCGAAAATTATCTTCAATGAAGTAGTAACCATTGATGCTGACAAATTCAATGTAGTAAAACCATACTCTCCTCCAATAAGGATTGATGCATAAAAC harbors:
- the LOC112740473 gene encoding uncharacterized protein, which codes for MSSSSTKAGNEVSLKLLIHKEKNIVLFAEAGKDFVDALFSFLTLPLGAIVRLAGEESNIPAVRVGCLTTLYESVAKLDKECLRNEICKEMLLHPRNMPLELYRRKLKLNVNDSETLKYFTLGVTCSCSSAFEIEKCFCRSSTFFATILTSLGGEFDNGFVKETEFIIRNDLYVMPNAIENTLPLLQNHGVQNINAVLEQTVIVSKNVVI